TAATCCCACCACCTTTGATGAGGTTTTCAAGAAGATAAAATGAATCATCTTAAGACACCATTTTCCAACAAAAATAAGTCAGAAAATTTCTTTTACAATGGAATAACACATTTATTACTAAATGTAAAGTCAATTGTAAGACTTGTAGAGATATTTCCTTGTCCACTGGGTTAGTCCTACAGTAATTATCTCATCCACCAAATCTTCTCAGCATTAAAGGGAGACAgccctttaactttgctagttttGCATGTCTCTTGCCATGACAACATCGTCACCTTTTGTACTAGTGTGACCTAATCAACTCCCTCAAAAAGATCAGCTGCCATGTGGCTATCCAACTTGTGAGCTACACTCTATCCTTCATCTATACACTCAATCTATCATCTTTACTAAGGTTCCAAGAATTATACATCCAATGAAGGCCTAGCTAGCATATGTAGGACTATGTTTTGGTATAGGGTCTGAGTTCACGCAACATACCTTCCAAATTAGTAGACTGATATCGAACTGCATCCCATTATACCTCGAGGTGGGAGATATTGCAGCTCCAACAGCAATCCTGTTGCTGGTTTGGACGAAGCCCGAGCACAAGAGGTTGTAGCAGCCTGTTGCTTGATACGCATCGGTCTGTAGAACAGAATTCAACTCGTACTGCATAGTTTTGAGTCTAGTGTGTCTCATAGATTCATGGTCAGGAGTGCTTACCGTCCAATAAGTGAAGAATCTTGGAGAACTATCTCCATAGAGCTGCGGGCTGACCTGagagaaacaagaaaagaaagaaaatgatggAATAAAGAAAAAATAACGAGGAAAATAATAGTATATCCATGCAGAAAAAGGCTGTTAAAGCCGAACATCTTTTTGTTGGGTTTGTGGGTTCTTTTCAGTTCCTATGCATCGAAGTGGATGAAAGGGCAACACTTTGACTTGGATAGAAAAGATGGAAGAGTTTGACTCGTTAATAGTACCTGCCATCCAGCTTCGATGGTGTTCAGATCGCTGCCGAATGATCCGGAGATGACCCATATCTGTGATAAGCTGAACTCAGAAGAACTGGCCACCCGCGGTGCCCACACATTCAAGCTGGCTTTTGCACCATAATATTGATCTCCCGCGACATACCCTACAGCATGCTGCAACCACAACAGCCTGTAATCAGCTTGTGATCTCGTGTTGGTGGGTGTGTCATCTTAAGTCAATATCCACAGACAACTGCAGCCGATCCAGTTTCCTTGGTCAAGCTCGGACTGCAAACTGTAACGGCAGTAGAATAATGAACTCAAGTCAACTGGCTTTTCTCTAAACATGTTGGGCCGTGGAAGATGGACATCTAGATCTTATGTTGAGTCGTAGATCTTCTTCTTGTAGTTGTTATCGTTATGGAGGAGTTTGCAGAAATGGTGAAAGAAAATGTTAAGTACTCAGCTTTTAATCAAGTAGGTGAGCTCTTTTCAATGCTcataaaagcaaaaaagaaaatgaaaaggaGCTAATCGAAGGAGTTGTTGAGTTCATTAATATCTGATTTATGATGTGGCAGCGGATTGGTAGGGAGGACATGATGCGTGTTTGGCCGTCGGTCCGCCGGATGTCCATCTTAGTTGTATTGTTCTACTTCTATTGCTTTCCATCCTAGTAAAAAAGATGTTTACTTTTGAGCATCAAAAGTCCCAAACTCACCTCATGTCCACTGCCCTCGGAATCTCTCCGTGTTCTTGAGACTGGCTTTCTTCCGAATCTTCGTGCAGGGCTGGCTCGCAGGATGTCTTCTTCCTTGGTTCTTCGGATCGGAACCGTTCCTTCTGGGCATGTCTCTCCCGATGTTCTCCATAACTGGATGTTGTCGTCGGTCGGGACACCGGCTTTATGGCCTTTGGGTCTCTCCGGTGGATCCTGCAAACATTTGAACCTATGTAttgaggaaaacatgatatgcaaTCGCTGTGGAAGTGTTCAGAGATATGTATATGTTGGAGAAAATTGCTGGTACCAAAGGTTTCGATCCTTTCAGCATGGGATGATCGAATGCCGGTTGGAGGTGTGAGGGAACACAGTCTATAAGATCGCCATCCGGACTCTGTGCAGCCAGCAAAAGCCAAGCTTATTGTATCCCGCTAAGAAGAAGGAAAGAAGTAGTGGATCAGGGAGTGCCTGAATTGTCTTGAGAGACGGCCTGTTGAGCCTCTTAAGATGCGCTCTTATCCTCCGATACTTGGGAAGCTCTTCGCCAGGACGCAACGTGTTGTTCGCTGCTGACGCCGAGACGACAGGAGCACCGGCAGCAAGCAGCTGAAGGAGCACAAGAACGACGACCACCACATGGATTGAGAAAGGTCCGCGGCCGCTAGAAGCCATCTGTGTGGGATTTTGGAGCACTGAGATCCTTCTTCTATATCAGCTGTCCGTATCTAAGTGAGTTGGTGTGCTTGTCTTCTTCCTGCGCCGTCAGATTGGCCCCCTTCGTGTTGTATCCCCATAGAAACACAGCTTgcacctctccctctccctctcccccccccccttctctctctgaGAGACCAGATTAGGTATTCGCGGAATTTACTACACTGTCTCTGAACAGCTCTCCCTTATTTATATCCTGTCTCCCTCCCCTCTCTTCTGCCGAGCTTCAGGGTGTGGAATGGCCAAGTTCTGATGGGCATATTTCTCCAGCTTGAAGTAATAACAAGGACGGGTTGGTATGCAGCTGTTATTATAGAACTCCATCCATGTGGGTGTAGGCTGGAAGAGTAGTAATCAATAGGTctgttctttttctctctctttggttTTCCTTTGCATCTGACATGATGGATTTTATAGGTGGGCAGAGAAAAGGAGGCCAAGCATTCAATCTTTAGCCCTTCTACTCT
Above is a genomic segment from Musa acuminata AAA Group cultivar baxijiao chromosome BXJ3-4, Cavendish_Baxijiao_AAA, whole genome shotgun sequence containing:
- the LOC103980138 gene encoding protein neprosin-like → MASSGRGPFSIHVVVVVLVLLQLLAAGAPVVSASAANNTLRPGEELPKYRRIRAHLKRLNRPSLKTIQSPDGDLIDCVPSHLQPAFDHPMLKGSKPLDPPERPKGHKAGVPTDDNIQLWRTSGETCPEGTVPIRRTKEEDILRASPARRFGRKPVSRTRRDSEGSGHEHAVGYVAGDQYYGAKASLNVWAPRVASSSEFSLSQIWVISGSFGSDLNTIEAGWQVSPQLYGDSSPRFFTYWTTDAYQATGCYNLLCSGFVQTSNRIAVGAAISPTSRYNGMQFDISLLIWKDPKHGNWWLEFGSGVLVGYWPSSLFSHLAGQATMVQFGGEIFNTHASGFHSSTQMGSGHYAQEGFGRAAYFRNLQVVDWDNSLIPAANLRVLADHPNCYDVQARLNTAWGNYFYFGGPGRSIRCP